Genomic DNA from Schistocerca gregaria isolate iqSchGreg1 chromosome 4, iqSchGreg1.2, whole genome shotgun sequence:
ctcgaaggCGACCGGGTATTTCAGTACAACCAAAAATTGCGTGACAATGCTTATGTTATGTAGACAAAAATTGGTGGAATAATGTAATAGCATTTCAGAAAGACCGTTGATACATTTACCAAtgaacagggtgtaaattttaagccgaccaatcagaataactcaaaaaataagcttcacatgaaaaatttgtagaatccaaagttgattattttcgagggggacatctgctggtgctaaaattagcacaCCAACCCATCCCCCTGGGGGTGGGTTGGGAGGCAATTATAAAATTTCAAATgacaacacccattttttattgcagtatcATATTGTACATAATAAACTACGTGCATTTTGTCTTaatcatttgttttgattcttggtaattggcgctgtaattcaagaaaatccatgttcttattTTTGCGTTGAAAATGGGTACGGATAAATAAAAGGTGCTTATTGATTTCATAAATTTTGATTCGGTAAAACTAAAACTCTACCTCTCTCCCAATAGGGTGGGGTTTTAGGGAGATgacttagagttttacaaatgttgacccaaacaaaacatatccgaatctgcggaaaaaattaatatgtgggtcaacatttgtaaaactttaattcctctctctcaaaccccaccctatgggaagAGATGTAGAGTTTTAGTTTTAGGGAataaaaatttatgaagtaaataagtacagggtgcttataaatgaatatcggggttttaacgctttataatttttattacattaaacatacagttataaatgaggtgtcgaatgaaagagcaactcaaacagtttttccaagaacgttataaatgttcaatgtgagcaccatttgtcacacgaaacacatcaagtctatagccgagttcttccctaacgttggtaagtgtgtcttcagtgattgtagcaacaactGCTTCAATCCGACGGGCAGACATTAcattaaacatacagttataaatgaggtgtcgaatgaaagagcaactcaaacagttttaccaagaacgttataaatgttcaatgtgagcaccatttgtcacacgaaacacatcaagtctatagccgagttcttccctaaCGTTGGTAAGTGTGTCTTCAGTTATTGTAGCAACAACTGCTTCAATCCGACGGGCAGACGCAAAAAGAGATGAGCACAGAAAGAATGTAGCTGCGAACTTCATTTAAACTACCACACACTTCTTGGGTAaatagacggaaagcataaaatgctctcgttctcacctaacatagtattctaattacaaatcaGAGAGATGAAAATTCCTAACATAAACACTGGGTAATTTTTCGGAGCGAACTATGTGTAATGCAAAAGTATACTGCATATTGTTGaacactgaagccactgaaggtatcaaTTACATTCAGCCGTCTCGTAATCTCACAGCTCCTCCCTAATACCAATCCGAGAAAAATATGTATGTTCTGGAACTGTTATTTGCTACGTTGACAACGAgtatatcaacaacagaatccacgaaaccaCGCACGCGCAGccttctcttcttttatgacgtgccgttctatatcccgccagtgatatgtgaaaaagctgcgtgagCTAGTGCCAATGCGTTTGGCAGTTCCACattcttgttatttctcgcgacaaatcccttaacttggctccagatcagtcctGTTGGATCCATATCGAAAAGGtatagtggcaaatgtaaaaatgtagcattTTCATGGTGTGCTCAATGCTGTGAAAAtgcttgtttttcatgtttctatccaGTACAGATTCCGCTGAACATCCAGTGTGTACTTGTATCTCAGCTGTATCAACTGTAACTCGCAAACACTTCAAAGCCgacttttttctgtaaatttatgaaaaacaccaAGAACAacttatttctcggcactttttaacactGTTCCACACGACAGTTTCACTACTGAGCAGGACGTAGTCTCAgacattttcatactgcgtattaacagcgcaATAATCAGGACAAAAAACTACAGAGATTGTAACTGTActctgttttttaaattaaaattacataGCTAATGCGTGATTAAGAAGAACGTTGATAGCTGTTAAAACATCAAAGTATCCTAAAGTTTCGTTTAAAGTAAATTAGTAGTAACATATGTATTACATGAGTAGGACCTACTTCCTAgagtgtaacaacaccagtgtacgtgttctACTGCATGTGACCAACCATCCCCTTtgcgtttgtttacatcaggtttattcttatgatgccagccgatgtggccgagcggttctaggcactacagtccggaaccgcgcgaccgctgcggtcgcagggtcgaatcctgcctcgggcatggatgtgtgtgatgtccttatgtaagttaggttaagtagatctaagttctacgggactgatgacctcacaagttaagtcccatagtgttcagagctatttttattcttatgatgaacagagtgtaGAAGATATTGTTGAATTTGAGAGTCCTTACAAACCTACAAAAAATTATAGAATAAATGTGTGTTGTAGGAGACAGGGTAAGAGCTAGTATAGCAAGTTCACATGTTCTGTATTTCCCAAGTGTCTCATTGCCGAAGTAGGCTAATTTCGTGAAACTTCTCCCTTCTCCTGCTGTGCGAGCGTCCCTGGAATGTTATCTGCATTTTGCTTTAAACTTTCCCCTTCACGGCATAACGTGCTGCCCCCTGTCGAACAGGGTGTTTTTACGGCGCTGCTGGTGCTGGCTGCCGTCTGCTGCGTATCGGTGCACGCCGCTGCCGTGGCCGACCCAGAGGCCGCCCACCACGGAGGACACCGCCGGGGCGGCGGCCACCATGGGGGACACCATGGCGGCGGAAACTATGGCGGCGACCACCATCGGCACCACGGCTGAGGGGCCCGACTTCACCACTGTAACTACACTTCCTATGGCGTCAACTGGATTTCTTCCAGGAGACCTGCAGTGCCAGAGCTGCTTGCTTTCCCAGATGTCATAATGAATGAAGAGAAGACATCTGtctgtatatattgtaaacaataaacacatttttTAGTACGTGCGTTGTTTTTACTGCACAATGAAATAGCAGACCCTCTCCAGACCAAGTTCTAAACTTTAAACAAATAATTAGGTAGATGAAAGATCAAATAAAGTGTTAGCACAAATATTTGTTGGTTTTAAAAAGGAAAATTATCTGATATACACAGGCACCTTCCTCAAAACGTTGAAGGaattagttcaaatgtgtgtgaagtcctatgagaccaaacttctgaggtcatcgattcctagacttacacattacttaaactaaactcgagggagcactcgaacatcCGGAGGGAGGGACCCCGCAGTCAAGGAATCAGTAATAGATAGGAAAATATCGGAACAACTACACAAACTTCTACAAACACAGTATACAAAGTTAAAGTTCTTGGAGCCACTTCTAGTCCCTTCCAAGCTGTATCAAGGGTCAGACTATAGACAGTTTGTCACCATTATTATTCAATTGTGTGCTGGAAAAAGTTGGAATGTAAAACAGAAGAATAAAGACAAAACCTTAATAATTACGTATGACTAAATAGATCAAAAGAAGAAATAAGTTGTTTGCAGACGATCTCGTTATAATAGTTGCAAccttaaagaatgaaaggaaaacaaaCTCGAATTTCTGAAGCAAACAGCTGTAAAGTAGGATCTGCAAATGCCCTTTAAAAAGACAGATTGTATTACGGACATAATTAAttcaccaaaaattttaaaaactaaatATGACAATTTCGAGGAAATAGACAACTTCAAATATCTGGATGAAAATGAAAAGCGAGAAAGAATCAGTTAAAATGAGAACTCAAAAAATGAAAACACCCTACACTAAAGTGATAAATCCGCGGAAGAAagactttttttaaatatgttgaacTGCGGTGTTTCAAAACACGGATACAAAATGGCATTACAAGatttagaaaagaaagaaagtagaAAGTTGCGAAAAATGTTAGGTCAAATCCTGAAGGAAGATGGTAGTTATGTTttgagacaaaataaagaaatacacacaTTCTGCCCTACAATGAGTTCAGGGAACGGCGTGTTATAACCTTTGGACCTCGAGAGAGGGTTAAGGAAGACAGATTAACAAAGAAGATCCATACGTGTTtccaaatgaggaaaacagacaaGGAAAATGGGTGGCGAGTGAAGACAAAAGATGTTGTGTTCCAtagctacattctcagaaatatattcctcaaattaaggcctctgttgGATACTAGGAGAATCCTCTCGGGCAGGAATGCCCTCCT
This window encodes:
- the LOC126267547 gene encoding uncharacterized protein LOC126267547 → MKRLLVGVQDRVFLRRCWCWLPSAAYRCTPLPWPTQRPPTTEDTAGAAATMGDTMAAETMAATTIGTTAEGPDFTTVTTLPMASTGFLPGDLQCQSCLLSQMS